The Bradyrhizobium barranii subsp. barranii genome segment GCTCGGCTCTGTCGTTGTATGCGTTGACGTAGGCATCGATGTGTTCCTGAAGCTGCTTGAGGCTCGTGAAGGAGGTGCCGCTGAGCGACTGCCCCTGCAAGATGGAAAACCATACTTCGACCTGATTGAGCCATGACGCACTTGTCGGCGTGAAATGAAATTGCACGTTGGGGTGGGCCTTGAGCCAGTCCTCGTTCTTTTTATGGGTGTTGAGGTTGTCGAGGATGACGTGAAGCTTGCGGTTCGGAAAAGCCGCGGTGACGCTGTTCATGAAATCGAGAAACTCGACGCGGCGCCGGCGTTTTGAATGGGTCGCGATGATCTTTCCGGTGGCGACTTCGAGCGCCGCAAACAATGTTGTGGTGCCATGCCGCTTGTAATCGTGGCTTTGGCCGGTTAAGGCGCCGCCATTGGGCAACTTCAGATAACCCTGCGCTCGCTCCAAAGCCTGGATCGAGGGCTTCTCGTCCACGCACAGCACAATGGCCTTCGCCGGCGGCGCGACATAGAGGCCGACAACATCGGCGGCTTTGGCCGTAAAGTTCGGGTCGTTGCTCTCGCACCAGGACTTGCGAGCCACCAGGTCAATCTTGTGGCTGCGCAGGAACCGCCAGACATATTGGACATCGACATCGCCCAGCGCCTCGGCCAGCAGGGGGCCGGTCCAGCGCGCAAACCCTTGCGGTGGCGGCTTATCCAGCAGCTTCAGAATCCGCTTGTCGGTCGTCTTCGTATAGATCGGCTGCTTGCCAGGCCGCGGCTTGTCTTGCAGCCCTTCAAGGCCATGGTCGGCATAGCGATGCCGCCAAAGGCTGACAATCCGCGGCTGGACCCCAACTTCCTTGGCGATCGACCGGGTGCTGCGCCCATCCGCCGCCAACAGAACTATCCGCGCCCGCTTCAAATCGCGCTGCAACGTCACCGGTGAGCGACAGCACGCCTCAAGCACCTTGCGATCTTTCCTCGAAAGGTGGACTTCTCTTGCTTCGGGTATCATCCCGACCTTGAATCACGACTCACGTTCCAAGAAAAGTGGGTACTAGTTACGCCGCCGACTCCCCCTCATCGTCCATGCGGCTCTGCCGCAGCGCCCGGGCATAGAGCATCATGCCCTCGCGCACCGTGCGCTGCTCGGCCTCTGTCAGCGCGGCCAGCGCGCCGCGCACCTGCTGGCGTCCGAACGCGTGCAGCGCCTCCAGCGTGCGCCGGCCCTTCGCCGTGAGCGACAGGAGCTTGCTGCGCGCATCGGCTTCGTCAGGCGTCTCCCGCAGCTCGCCGCAATCGACCATCTTGCGCACCATACGGCTGACGCTGGATTTCTCCAGGCGCAGGAAATCGCCGAGCTCGCCTGAATTCATCGGGCCGCGGATCCCGATCTCCAGGATCGTGTGCACGGCCGAGGGCGGATAGTCCGAGGCCGCCACCGTCGCATCCATGAAGCCGAGCTCCCGCACCATCAATCGCGAGGCGGCGCGGATGTCGTCGATCAACGCAAGCTCGGCCATCTTGACTCCCGGCATATAGTTGTATCATACAACTAAATGCACGCAACGTCGCGCGCAAGCGTTTTGGAGTGAGCTATGAGCGGAACTTTGCCGGCCGGGATGCGGATGACAGGCAAGGTCTGCCTCGTCACGGGCGGCGGCAGCGGCATCGGCCGCGCCACGGCGCTGCGGATGGCCTCGGAAGGCGCCGAGGCGATCGTCGTTGCGGGGCGGCGCGAAGCCGAAATCAAGGACACCGCCGCAGTGTGCCGGGAGCTCGGCGCTGACGCGATCGCGATCCAAACCGACATCACGCAAGAGGATGACGTCGAACGTCTGGTTCGCACGGCGGTCGAGCGTTGCGGCCGGCTCGATGTCGCCTTCAACAATGCCGGATTCCAGGAGCGCCGCGCGCCGCTGGAAGAGCAGGGCACGGAGATCTACGACACGGTGTTCGACACTGTTGTTCTTGTGCCTGCGCCATCAATTGCCGGCGATGCTGGCGCAGGGACGCGGCAGCATCGTCGTCAACGCCTCCGTCAGCGGCGTGCGCAATCCCAATCCCGGCTTCTCGCTCTACTCGGCCTCGAAGGCGGCGGCGATCTCGCTGACACGCTCGGCCGCGATGGAGAACGCCCCGCGCGGCATCCGCATCAACGCCATCGCGCCCGGCCGCGTCGTCACCGACATGATGCTGCGCGCCGGCGTCGGCGATGTCGCAACCGTCAGTGCGGGCCTGCCGCTGCGGCGGATGGGGAGCCCGGAGGAAGTGGCGGAGGCCGTGGTGTGGCTGTCGTCCGACGCGTCATCCTATGTCGTCGGGCACGTGCTGGCGGCGGACGGGGAATTTTTGGCGTCGTGATGTCGTAGTCGTAGTTCGTAGCCCGGATGGAGCGCAGCGTAATCCGGGTCGACTCGCTTGTGGCACGATTCCCGGATTTCGCTTCGCTCCATCCGGGCTACGCGCCCCCCTAATGCTTCTGCCCGTACAGCACCGGCACCGCCGAATCCACGACGACTTCGACGAGGCTCGTCCCCTCGAACGCCATTCCGCGCTTGAGCGCCTCGCCCAGCTCCGCGGCCTTGCTCACCCGCACCGCATGGCACCCCATGCCTTCGGCGAGCCTGACGAAATCGATCCCCGGCAGCTCCAGCCCCGGCACGTTCCTCACCTGCATCACCTGGCTGAACGAGCGCATCGCGCCGTAGCCGGAATTGTTGATGACGACGATGGTCAGCGGCAGCTTTCGTTGCGCGGCGGTCCACAGCGCCTGGATCGAATACATCGCCGAGCCGTCGCCGATCAGGCACACGGTGCGCTGCTTCGGCTTGCCGAGCGCCATGCCGACCGCGGCGGGCAGGGAGTAACCGAGGCCGCCGCTCGCCATGGTGTAGAAACTGTCCTGGCCGCGCATCGGCATGAACTTCTGCATCGCCGGCCGGTGCGAGGGCACTTCCTCGACCAGTGAGGCGCCATCCGGCATCGCCTGCGACAGCGAATGCAGCAAAAATTCGACCGGCAGCGGATCGGCGGCTTGCGGCGCCGGCGGCAGCGTGCGGCCTTGCGGCGTCGCGCGTTTGCTCTCCGGCAGCAAGTCGAGCAGCAGGCTGAGCGCCGGCTTCATGGTCGCGATGATGCTGGTGCCGACCGGCGTCACCGCCGCCGCGTCCGGATCGTCGGTGATCTGAAAAATCGTCGCGCCGCCATCGAAGATCGCGGCATGGCCCTCGACATGGAAGGTGAACACGGGCGCGCCGATGGCCACGACCACATCGTGCTCGCGCAGCGCGTCGGACAGTTGTGCGGGCGAGGCGTGCAGGAAGCCCGCGAACTGGGGATGACGCTCGGGGAAGGAGCAGCGCGCGGAGAACGGGCTGACCCAGACGTTGGCCTTCGCCTTCTCGGCGACGCGCACCATCAAATCGACCGCGCCGGCGCGGTCGACGCCGGGGCCGACCACGAGGGCAGGGTGTTTTGCAGAGCCGAGCGCGGCGACCAGCGCCTTCATCGCGTCCGGCTCGGGCCCGATCTCGCGGCTGACCTTGCGCGCCTCGACCGGTGCGGTCGCATGGGCCCAGTCGTCGATCGGGATCGACACGAAGGTCGGCCCGCAGGGCGGCTGCATCGCGGTGTAATAGGCCCGCGCGATCGCGGCCGGCACGTCCTCCGGCCGTGCCGGCTCGACGCTGTATTTCACGTAAGGCCGCGGGAATTCCGAGGCGCGCTCGGCATAGAGGAACGCCTGCAAGGGCAGGATCGAGCGCGCCTGCTGGCCCGCGGTAATCACGAGCGGCGTCTGGTTGC includes the following:
- the mdlC gene encoding benzoylformate decarboxylase, whose amino-acid sequence is MAKNGKSGSKSVTVKQATLDLLRSLGIERVFGNPGSTELPFLSDWPDDIDYVLALQEASAVGMADGYAQATRNAGFVNLHSAAGVGNALGNIYTAHRNQTPLVITAGQQARSILPLQAFLYAERASEFPRPYVKYSVEPARPEDVPAAIARAYYTAMQPPCGPTFVSIPIDDWAHATAPVEARKVSREIGPEPDAMKALVAALGSAKHPALVVGPGVDRAGAVDLMVRVAEKAKANVWVSPFSARCSFPERHPQFAGFLHASPAQLSDALREHDVVVAIGAPVFTFHVEGHAAIFDGGATIFQITDDPDAAAVTPVGTSIIATMKPALSLLLDLLPESKRATPQGRTLPPAPQAADPLPVEFLLHSLSQAMPDGASLVEEVPSHRPAMQKFMPMRGQDSFYTMASGGLGYSLPAAVGMALGKPKQRTVCLIGDGSAMYSIQALWTAAQRKLPLTIVVINNSGYGAMRSFSQVMQVRNVPGLELPGIDFVRLAEGMGCHAVRVSKAAELGEALKRGMAFEGTSLVEVVVDSAVPVLYGQKH
- a CDS encoding MarR family winged helix-turn-helix transcriptional regulator, with amino-acid sequence MAELALIDDIRAASRLMVRELGFMDATVAASDYPPSAVHTILEIGIRGPMNSGELGDFLRLEKSSVSRMVRKMVDCGELRETPDEADARSKLLSLTAKGRRTLEALHAFGRQQVRGALAALTEAEQRTVREGMMLYARALRQSRMDDEGESAA
- a CDS encoding IS630-like element ISRj1 family transposase codes for the protein MIPEAREVHLSRKDRKVLEACCRSPVTLQRDLKRARIVLLAADGRSTRSIAKEVGVQPRIVSLWRHRYADHGLEGLQDKPRPGKQPIYTKTTDKRILKLLDKPPPQGFARWTGPLLAEALGDVDVQYVWRFLRSHKIDLVARKSWCESNDPNFTAKAADVVGLYVAPPAKAIVLCVDEKPSIQALERAQGYLKLPNGGALTGQSHDYKRHGTTTLFAALEVATGKIIATHSKRRRRVEFLDFMNSVTAAFPNRKLHVILDNLNTHKKNEDWLKAHPNVQFHFTPTSASWLNQVEVWFSILQGQSLSGTSFTSLKQLQEHIDAYVNAYNDRAEPFVWTKKKVRQRRFKGRRITQL